One genomic region from Accipiter gentilis chromosome Z, bAccGen1.1, whole genome shotgun sequence encodes:
- the LOC126036158 gene encoding uncharacterized protein LOC126036158, translated as MSRKRRKSCKGRKSFDSREYEQLSPICKCQQNVGSLENKADEALAHITELVDVKGTEEDGKNHENQNQSSLDASEDRDLDNVSDSEKEGKKEKNFPPQMFSPQQDEILATVTFGESEGSSTGNITLWGKPDSAESISLATGKITAEVKYGSFNVKVEIKNIVLFDSETNVVAEKRKSSKNNKRFHERQYQKSQCSKCSKYQCPSTDHSAEHNGKYKGSSKHKIQTAINKNASLKMNIEAKEIKVEYTSRKKNLKINIKPGGQAQSKTCNREHEDTYWSETGYSVTGAPCNTDCESSFRFHEKVDYTFPGGCTLLPPPKEFADCDKMNLDTIAEGVSLYPANDRKESDSLSTALRIWGEENYFCNHSKKDNEDHTNEKEDFSKDKILFSKINSTNCLVASNTLNNPNAGKELTSKNNVLGQERNNCDKCRETGQKPARRKSFPDTTIVVPSPVHPRRDSGFYSLPSLKVLPKETKADVYNRNSHVHTSYTELCKCSDLTSSLRSLRGLKSSYQYAFTSFDHNITIYPSEPEENLDDTCLLNDYADYLGQSEETEETLMESLHSNGTINEKKENGHEEPLRNIAIWEEDSESTKGALGERTPEYNHPEKHVELQNPTSPRSPSGELINDKESTNYASTESAPKQLSPLQQNVHLTPAEPEVIKKRRGSVMTVITGELERRLIQGDTKLMPDSFSSGVRKEPKLPCSIQEKSLLSSLLLDPEDHDINNESESFSEMQDIAGNILVESNCHNDSAQAAILSTSSLYTEMRENFTEHSNIKERPENFCCKQSTDDSLRRESGEHQLPQLAKSSSNDVEKRIEIEEDIHQNADIPPSSVKQICQKDLKSEMNKTRKLPLMKDTRASDSSQEETTDQWARRRKQFKDSKKCSSTGGSSINSTITEGSINSEDARSVDLGLHSENEDRGFYTENFHSAAWVFRGDDVSPDNSPRCLSKRSRPVAIRERTVKIAKGTGNYPWGFRIQFSKPILVTEVDTNSAAEEAGLQVGDILIAVNGTDVTSMPHSEAANLARKGPDILTMVVGSDISRYPNTPRPTCRGYLHKRTQSAILKGWRKRWFVLKHNGYLHYYKHKKDEGKCRPLEVTKLEGAEVGVDTSLGKPFVFKCIPQSGNRIFYFCATSNQEMKRWLEAMDKAVHPVHQNHVWVDVTLHNTTLPPLAIKNPECLGLLHQLDRSKDVWIQHYCILKDGCLYFYATLRSTPAQGGLYLQGYIVSEQSLGSKRSVIELKPPSEEFKTFYLCAENVNENKRWITALKASINKWLPLHQAIQDFMNRPLEETRM; from the exons ATgagtagaaaaagaagaaaaagctgcaaggGCAGAAAAAGCTTTGATTCCAGAGAAT ATGAACAATTGTCACCTATTTGTAAATGCCAGCAAAATGTAGGAAGCCTTGAAAATAAAGCAGATGAGGCTCTGGCTCACATCACTGAGCTAGTGGATGTAAAGGGTActgaagaagatggaaaaaatcaTGAAAACCAGAATCAGAGTAGCTTAGATGCATCTGAAGATAGAGACCTTGATAACGTATCAGACAgcgaaaaagaaggaaagaaggaaaagaacttTCCTCCTCAGATGTTCTCTCCTCAGCAAGATGAAATCCTAGCTACAGTAACTTTTGGTGAATCAGAAGGCTCATCCACAGGAAATATTACATTGTGGGGCAAACCAGACTCTGCAGAGTCCATTAGCTTGGCTACTGGAAAAATTACTGCAGAAGTAAAATATGGTTCTTTTAATGTGAAAGTAGAAATTAAAAACATTGTGCTGTTTGATTCCGAAACAAACGTTGtagctgaaaaaaggaaaagttcaaAGAACAATAAACGTTTTCATGAAAGACAATACCAGAAAAGCCAGTGTTCAAAATGTTCAAAGTACCAGTGTCCTTCAACTGACCATTCAGCAGAACATAATGGGAAATATAAGGGATCCTCTAAACATAAAATTCAAACTGCCATCAACAAAAATGCCTCCCTGAAAATGAACATtgaagcaaaggaaattaaagtggaatataccagcagaaagaaaaatctaaagaTTAATATCAAACCTGGTGGTCAGGCACAGAGCAAAACCTGCAACAGGGAACATGAAGATACATATTGGAGTGAAACAGGTTATTCTGTAACAGGGGCACCTTGCAATACAGATTGTGAGTCATCTTTTAGATTTCATGAAAAAGTAGACTATACATTCCCAGGTGGATGTACACTTCTCCCTCCACCTAAAGAATTTGCTGACTGTGACAAAATGAATTTGGATACAATTGCAGAGGGTGTATCTTTGTACCCTGCTAATGACAGAAAGGAATCTGACAGCCTTTCTACAGCCTTGAGAATTTGgggggaagaaaattatttctgtaaccaTAGCAAAAAGGACAATGAAGACCACACcaatgaaaaggaagatttttcaaaagataaaatacttttctcaaaaataaatagtACAAATTGTCTTGTAGCTAGTAATACCTTGAATAACCCAAATGCTGGGAAAGAGCTTACCAGTAAGAACAATGTATTAGGTCAAGAAAGAAATAACTGtgacaaatgcagagaaacagggCAAAAACCAGCAAGAAGAAAGTCTTTCCCAGATACCACCATTGTTGTACCATCACCAGTTCACCCTAGAAGGGATTCTGGCTTTTATTCATTGCCATCCTTGAAAGTATTGCCCAAGGAGACCAAAGCAGATGTCTATAACAGGAACTCACATGTTCATACAAGCTATACAGAACTTTGTAAGTGTTCTGACTTGACCTCCTCACTGAGAAGTTTGAGAGGTCTTAAGTCTTCATATCAGTATGCTTTCACATCATTCGATCATAATATTACCATTTATCCATCTGAGCCTGAAGAAAATCTAGATGACACTTGTTTACTGAATGACTATGCAGACTATTTGGGGCaaagtgaagaaacagaagaaacattaaTGGAGAGTCTTCATTCCAATGGTACtattaatgagaaaaaagaaaatgggcatGAGGAGCCTCTGAGAAACATAGCCATATGGGAGGAAGACTCTGAGTCTACCAAAGGTGCTTTAGGTGAAAGGACACCAGAGTACAACCATCCAGAAAAGCATGTTGAATTACAGAACCCTACAAGTCCTAGAAGCCCTTCAGGTGAACTTATTAATGACAAGGAAAGTACTAATTATGCATCTACAGAAAGCGCTCCAAAACAACTTTCACCTTTACAGCAAAATGTTCACCTAACCCCTGCAGAGCCTGAGGtaataaagaaaaggagagggtCAGTAATGACTGTGATAACTGGAGAACTAGAACGAAGACTCATCCAAGGTGACACTAAATTGATGCCTGATTCTTTCAGCTCTGGGGTAAGAAAAGAGCCTAAACTTCCCTGTAGTATACAAGAAAAATCCTTGCTGTCATCCTTGCTGTTAGATCCTGAGGATCATGACATAAATAATGAATCTGAAAGCTTTTCTGAGATGCAAGACATAGCTGGGAATATCCTTGTTGAATCCAATTGCCATAATGATTCAGCACAGGCTGCCATATTATCTACCTCTTCACTATATACAGAAATGAGAGAGAATTTCACAGAACATTCAAATATCAAGGAAAGACCAGAGAACTTTTGCTGTAAACAGTCAACTGATGATAGCTTAAGGAGAGAGTCTGGAGAACATCAACTACCTCAGTTAGCCAAATCCAGCTCCAATGACGTTGAGAAAAGGATTGAAATTGAAGAAGATATTCACCAGAATGCAGATATCCCGCCATCATCAGTAAAACAGATTTGTCAGAAAG ACTTGAAATCAGAAATGAATAAAACTAGAAAGCTACCTTTGATGAAAGACACCAGAGCAAGCGATAGCTCCCAAGAAGAAACAACAGACCAGTGGGCCAGGAGACGGAAACAGttcaaagacagcaaaaaatgCAGTTCAACTGGAGGGAGCTCCATAAACAGCACAATCACTGAGGGATCAA TAAATTCAGAGGATGCTCGGTCAGTAGATCTGGGACTACATTCTGAAAATGAGGACAGAGGTTTTTACACAGAAAACTTTCATTCTGCTGCCTGGGTTTTCAGAGGAGATGATGTCTCTCCGGATAATAGTCCTAGATGTCTCAGCAAAAGGTCTAGACCAGTGGCAA TTCGTGAAAGAACGGTGAAGATCGCTAAAGGAACTGGCAATTACCCTTGGGGTTTCAGGATCCAGTTCTCAAAGCCTATCCTTGTGACTGAAGTTGACACAA ACAGTGCAGCTGAAGAAGCAGGGCTTCAGGTCGGGGATATTCTGATAGCAGTTAATGGAACTGATGTCACCAGCATGCCACATTCAGAAGCTGCCAATCTGGCAAGGAAAG GTCCTGATATCCTGACTATGGTGGTGGGATCAGATATCAGCCGTTACCCTAACACCCCCAGACCTACCTGCCGAGGATATTTGCATAAACGAACACAATCAGCAATATTGAAGGGCTGGAGGAAGAGATGGTTTGTGCTGAAACATAATGGCTACCTACATTATTACAAACACAAGAAG GATGAAGGGAAGTGCAGACCCCTGGAAGTAACAAAGCTGGAAGGAGCCGAAGTTGGTGTTGACACCAGTCTGGGTAaaccatttgtttttaaatgcatacCTCAAAGTGGAAACAGGATTTTCTACTTCTGTGCAACTTCCAACCAAGAAATGAAGAG GTGGCTGGAGGCTATGGATAAAGCAGTGCATCCTGTCCACCAG AATCATGTGTGGGTAGATGTCACACTGCATAACACTACACTTCCACCCTTGGCTATCAAAAATCCAGAGTGCCTGGGGCTTCTCCACCAGCTGGACAGAAGCAAAGATGTCTGGATTCAGCACTACTGCATTCTGAAGGATGGCTGTTTGTATTTTTATGCCACTCTCCGGTCTACACCTGCCCAAG